Proteins from a genomic interval of Helicoverpa zea isolate HzStark_Cry1AcR chromosome 31, ilHelZeax1.1, whole genome shotgun sequence:
- the LOC124644884 gene encoding uncharacterized protein LOC124644884 isoform X2, producing the protein MWSEESPRNGRRGHEVVSSIAGGSSEVVVLDDRVIEAAARAQPGVTNINVTKSTGLHIGPKFVSVTQNVDNTEVVKGRLLGLELVSPQNAKRLRCSIAVFVCWAFVVACGLTFFIFHYALAKQAIRLDLDLPLPRYLWDIAKSTTKAERLSCAAALIALVVCILLIVYFTVIAKRTVDSVVDIAPHEWYITREMWLAPEFFNDGDRTQKFDPLRLVIIAHTVSPECTLFVNCAAELRNMQGYFLKTYHYDLPYNFLIGNEGRVYVGRGWNVVGAHTQSYNRCSLGIGFIGDYREGLPQYSKVNEKQLERAKMLLDLGVRVGYLHHDYHVLGAKDLQSSESPGTNLYRAIQNWTHYDHYNHYQNKNCEEIYEYFQNKTSTVGLTATLPTAIKNNTVNNK; encoded by the exons ATGTGGAGTGAGGAGAGCCCGAGGAATGGGCGTCGGGGACACGAGGTGGTGTCCAGCATAGCGGGGGGCAGCTCGGAGGTGGTGGTGCTGGACGACCGGGTGATcgaggcggcggcgcgcgcgcagcccgGCGTCACCAACATCAACGTCACCAAGTCCACCGGGCTCCACATCGGGCCCAAGTTCGTGTCGGTCACGCAGAACGTCGACAACACCGAGGTGGTCAAAG GCCGGTTACTGGGCCTGGAGCTGGTCTCCCCTCAGAACGCGAAGCGACTGCGCTGCAGCATCGCGGTGTTTGTGTGCTGGGCCTTCGTAGTCGCTTGTGGCCTCACTTTCTTCATCTTCCACTATGCACTGGCTAAACAGGCAATACGACTAGATCTAG ACTTACCTCTCCCGAGATATCTTTGGGACATAGCGAAAAGTACAACGAAAGCAGAGAGATTGTCCTGTGCAGCTGCACTAATTGCCCTCGTCGTGTGCATTCTCCTAATTGTGTATTTCACCGTCATCGCGAAGAGGACCGTCGATTCAGTCGTTGACATAG CTCCCCATGAATGGTACATAACTCGAGAAATGTGGCTAGCTCCAGAGTTCTTCAATGATGGCGATAGAACTCAAAAGTTCGACCCTCTGAGGTTGGTCATTATCGCCCACACAGTCAGTCCAGAATGCACACTGTTCGTGAACTGTGCTGCTGAACTAAGAAATATGCAAGGATACTTTCTCAAAACTTATCATTACGACCTTCC GTACAATTTCTTGATTGGGAACGAAGGAAGAGTTTATGTGGGACGAGGCTGGAACGTGGTTGGTGCACACACCCAATCCTACAATCGCTGTTCTCTTGGCATAGGCTTTATAG GTGATTACCGCGAAGGTTTACCACAGTACTCAAAAGTGAACGAAAAACAGCTGGAGAGAGCAAAAATGCTACTTGACTTGGGAGTAAGGGTCGGATATTTGCATCACGATTATCACGTTCTCGGCGCTAAAGACCTTCAATCTTCAGAAAGTCCTGGTACTAATCTTTACAGGGCTATACAAAACTGGACTCACTATGATCATTACAACCAttaccaaaacaaaaattgtgAGGAGATATACGagtactttcaaaataaaacgagTACGGTTGGCTTAACAGCGACGCTTCCGACggctataaaaaataacacagtTAATAATAAGTAA
- the LOC124644884 gene encoding peptidoglycan-recognition protein 1-like isoform X1, translated as MWSEESPRNGRRGHEVVSSIAGGSSEVVVLDDRVIEAAARAQPGVTNINVTKSTGLHIGPKFVSVTQNVDNTEVVKDLPLPRYLWDIAKSTTKAERLSCAAALIALVVCILLIVYFTVIAKRTVDSVVDIAPHEWYITREMWLAPEFFNDGDRTQKFDPLRLVIIAHTVSPECTLFVNCAAELRNMQGYFLKTYHYDLPYNFLIGNEGRVYVGRGWNVVGAHTQSYNRCSLGIGFIGDYREGLPQYSKVNEKQLERAKMLLDLGVRVGYLHHDYHVLGAKDLQSSESPGTNLYRAIQNWTHYDHYNHYQNKNCEEIYEYFQNKTSTVGLTATLPTAIKNNTVNNK; from the exons ATGTGGAGTGAGGAGAGCCCGAGGAATGGGCGTCGGGGACACGAGGTGGTGTCCAGCATAGCGGGGGGCAGCTCGGAGGTGGTGGTGCTGGACGACCGGGTGATcgaggcggcggcgcgcgcgcagcccgGCGTCACCAACATCAACGTCACCAAGTCCACCGGGCTCCACATCGGGCCCAAGTTCGTGTCGGTCACGCAGAACGTCGACAACACCGAGGTGGTCAAAG ACTTACCTCTCCCGAGATATCTTTGGGACATAGCGAAAAGTACAACGAAAGCAGAGAGATTGTCCTGTGCAGCTGCACTAATTGCCCTCGTCGTGTGCATTCTCCTAATTGTGTATTTCACCGTCATCGCGAAGAGGACCGTCGATTCAGTCGTTGACATAG CTCCCCATGAATGGTACATAACTCGAGAAATGTGGCTAGCTCCAGAGTTCTTCAATGATGGCGATAGAACTCAAAAGTTCGACCCTCTGAGGTTGGTCATTATCGCCCACACAGTCAGTCCAGAATGCACACTGTTCGTGAACTGTGCTGCTGAACTAAGAAATATGCAAGGATACTTTCTCAAAACTTATCATTACGACCTTCC GTACAATTTCTTGATTGGGAACGAAGGAAGAGTTTATGTGGGACGAGGCTGGAACGTGGTTGGTGCACACACCCAATCCTACAATCGCTGTTCTCTTGGCATAGGCTTTATAG GTGATTACCGCGAAGGTTTACCACAGTACTCAAAAGTGAACGAAAAACAGCTGGAGAGAGCAAAAATGCTACTTGACTTGGGAGTAAGGGTCGGATATTTGCATCACGATTATCACGTTCTCGGCGCTAAAGACCTTCAATCTTCAGAAAGTCCTGGTACTAATCTTTACAGGGCTATACAAAACTGGACTCACTATGATCATTACAACCAttaccaaaacaaaaattgtgAGGAGATATACGagtactttcaaaataaaacgagTACGGTTGGCTTAACAGCGACGCTTCCGACggctataaaaaataacacagtTAATAATAAGTAA